The following are encoded together in the Zingiber officinale cultivar Zhangliang chromosome 8A, Zo_v1.1, whole genome shotgun sequence genome:
- the LOC122009375 gene encoding VIN3-like protein 2, whose translation MDAATFSGFVIDPSKCSHLNLEEKRELVHEISRWADSAPEILQSWSRRELLQLICAETGRERKYTGVSKPKMIEHLLKLVSRNIGKEDIASPLSIIPKSQNGLKKKRKKEIAIQIAPDITTHAMVKVTEEHNTTLICQNPACRATLTLDVGYCKRCSCCICHHYDDNKDPSLWLFCNSDPPYRGKSCGMSCHLKCALKHEKAGILKTGCSPKLDASFYCVCCGKANWLIGCWRKQMLAAKEARRVDVLCERLFLSHKMLKGTECYKELQSVVNLAVRILKKEVGPLAKVSTVMARGIVNRLNCGAEVQRLCASALEVADSLLTTSSDLPNAPVGKGFQAFHIDFEDISPFSVVVSLQSQDDMFEENIIGCSLWYRKYDEVSYPEEPTCLVLRPDTKIMISGLSPTTEYYFRVSPFSSIKELGKWEAKCVTQGLIGNSGQCSTRNSGSAYIGEEFILFSKKEQDMVELPMIIRSDSQKGSTNNSDNNHANHHKVLPSEDASDNNERHLTLPSSLGPCEANANDTPDSDSKKESAERQYEYCVKVIRWLECEGHMEKEFRVKFLTWFSLKATPQERRVVSTFIDVLIDEPESLVAQLMDAFMDGICTGEKPLLHKGLCTRLWH comes from the exons ATGGACGCCGCCACGTTCTCAG GTTTTGTAATAGACCCTTCAAAATGCAGCCAtctaaatttggaggagaagagagagctagtTCATGAAATATCACGGTGGGCTGACAGTGCACCTGAAATTCTCCAGTCGTGGAGTCGTCGGGAGCTTCTCCAACTAATTTGTGCTGAGACGGGAAGAGAAAGGAAGTACACTGGAGTAAGCAAGCCTAAGATGATTGAGCATTTGCTTAAGCTAGTTTCTCGAAATATTGGAAAAGAAGATATAGCAAGCCCTTTATCGATCATACCAAAGAGTCAAAACGgattgaagaagaaaaggaaaaaagaaattgcGATACAGATTGCTCCTGATATAACAACTCATGCTATGGTGAAAGTCACAGAAGAGCACAACACCACCTTAATCTGCCAAAATCCAGCTTGTCGAGCCACATTAACTCTAGACGTCGGATACTGTAAGCGATGTTCTTGCTGCATCTGCCATCATTACGATGACAACAAGGATCCTAGTCTATGGTTATTTTGCAATTCAGATCCTCCTTATCGTGGAAAATCATGTGGTATGTCATGCCACTTGAAATGTGCCCTTAAGCATGAAAAAGCTGGCATATTGAAGACTGGGTGTTCCCCAAAATTGGATGCCAGCTTCTATTGTGTTTGCTGTGGGAAAGCAAATTGGCTGATCGG ATGCTGGCGAAAACAGATGCTCGCTGCAAAGGAGGCTAGGCGAGTTGATGTATTATGTGAGCGCTTATTTCTGTCTCACAAAATGCTCAAAGGAACTGAATGCTACAAAGAGCTACAAAGTGTTGTCAACTTGGCTGTAAGGATACTCAAGAAAGAAGTTGGACCTCTTGCCAAGGTCTCGACGGTAATGGCACGGGGCATAGTCAACCGACTTAATTGTGGTGCAGAAGTTCAAAGGCTCTGTGCCTCTGCGCTGGAGGTCGCGGACTCCCTACTTACCACTTCTTCTGACCTACCGAATGCTCCTG TTGGTAAAGGCTTCCAAGCATTCCATATTGATTTTGAAGACATATCTCCATTCTCTGTCGTAGTGTCTCTTCAATCCCAAGATGATATGTTCGAAGAAAACATTATAGGTTGTTCGCTTTGGTATCGAAAGTACGATGAAGTAAGCTATCCAGAAGAACCCACCTGCCTTGTACTGAGGCCGGATACGAAGATTATGATATCGGGACTTAGCCCTACAACTGAATATTACTTCAGAGTTTCTCCTTTTAGTAGCATCAAGGAGCTTGGTAAGTGGGAGGCCAAATGTGTGACACAGGGCCTCATTGGCAATAGCGGCCAATGCTCAACCCGGAACTCCGGTAGTGCTTACATTGGCGAagaatttattttgttttcaaaGAAGGAACAGGACATGGTTGAGCTACCAATGATCATTCGATCAGATTCACAGAAAGGTTCAACAAACAACAGTGATAACAACCATGCCAATCACCACAAGGTTTTACCGTCCGAGGATGCCAGTGACAACAACGAAAGGCATTTAACACTGCCATCAAGTTTGGGGCCTTGTGAGGCGAATGCCAATGACACACCGGATTCTGACAGCAAGAAGGAATCAGCAGAGAGACAGTACGAGTATTGCGTCAAGGTGATCAGATGGCTGGAATGCGAGGGGCACATGGAGAAGGAGTTCCGGGTGAAGTTCCTCACTTGGTTCAGTCTGAAAGCTACCCCTCAGGAACGAAGGGTTGTTAGCACGTTCATCGATGTTCTGATCGACGAACCTGAGAGTCTGGTGGCCCAACTGATGGATGCTTTCATGGATGGCATATGCACAGGGGAGAAACCATTGCTGCACAAAGGATTATGCACAAGGCTTTGGCACTAA
- the LOC122010938 gene encoding galactose mutarotase-like, whose translation MNNFLLFPLLVLALVGSTTSSPVKNKVAIYELTRGEFVVKVTNWGATIVSVILPDSKGKLDDIVLGYDGIGPYINDTTYFGALIGRVANRIANATFTLNDKKYHLYRNNGNNSLHGGHRGFSRVIWTVKEKVDGEFPYITFYYRSFDGEEGFPGDVDVFVTYKIDYDFTLNVLMRAVPRTKPTPINLAQHSYWNLAGSGNVLRHRIRLLADRITPVDADLIPTGVIAPVSGTVFDFRDTAELGPRIRRLPGGFDINYVLSGEADGQGVRRAAAVSDRRSGRVLELWTDQPGLQFYTGNFLKAETGKAGRVYGIHAGLCLESQGFPDAVNHPNFPSQIYEPGQVYKHYMLFKFSFIK comes from the exons ATGAACAACTTCCTTCTCTTCCCTCTCTTGGTTTTGGCCTTGGTAGGCAGCACCACCTCCTCGCCGGTAAAGAACAAGGTAGCGATTTACGAGCTCAcgagaggtgagttcgttgtcaAGGTCACCAATTGGGGTGCGACTATTGTCTCGGTCATTCTCCCCGACTCCAAAG GGAAGCTAGACGATATCGTTCTCGGGTATGATGGAATCGGCCCTTACATA AACGACACGACTTATTTCGGTGCATTGATAGGCCGAGTTGCTAATAGGATTGCAAATGCCACATTCACTCTAAATGACAAGAAGTATCATTTGTATCGTAACAATGGCAATAATTCACTCCAcg gtgGGCATAGAGGATTTAGTCGAGTTATTTGGACCGTAAAAGAGAAAGTAGATGGGGAATTTCCGTACATCACATTTTATTATCGAAGCTTCGatggagaagaag GATTTCCCGGTGACGTGGACGTTTTCGTGACGTATAAAATCGACTACGACTTCACACTCAACGTCCTCATGCGGGCCGTCCCCCGCACCAAGCCCACGCCCATCAACCTGGCTCAGCACTCGTACTGGAACCTCGCCGGCTCCGGCAACGTCCTCCGCCACCGGATCCGCCTCCTCGCCGACCGCATCACCCCCGTCGACGCCGACCTCATCCCCACCGGGGTAATCGCCCCAGTCTCCGGCACCGTCTTCGACTTCCGCGACACCGCCGAGCTCGGCCCCCGCATTCGCAGACTCCCCGGTGGGTTCGACATCAACTACGTCCTCTCCGGGGAGGCGGACGGGCAGGGCGTGCGGCGGGCGGCGGCGGTGTCGGACCGCCGGTCGGGCCGGGTCCTGGAGCTGTGGACCGACCAGCCCGGTCTGCAGTTCTATACGGGCAACTTTCTGAAGGCGGAGACGGGAAAAGCAGGGCGGGTGTATGGGATCCACGCCGGTCTATGCTTGGAGTCGCAGGGATTTCCTGATGCGGTCAATCATCCAAATTTCCCCTCGCAGATTTATGAACCGGGCCAAGTTTACAAGCACTACATGCTCTTCAAGTTCTCCTTCATTAAGTAA